From Salvelinus namaycush isolate Seneca unplaced genomic scaffold, SaNama_1.0 Scaffold1216, whole genome shotgun sequence, one genomic window encodes:
- the LOC120036132 gene encoding tetraspanin-8-like gives MAVNKCIKYLLFGFNLLLWMSGCIILGVSIYLKVNPVFGGLLPGLNLLIAVGTIVTVLGFLGCFGAIRESRVMLMLFFVGLLLIFVLLAVAGILGAVGVKKIEEWLAEKLLPLRNQSSLFQTFMQNLEERAKCCGLIHGPSDWGSTVPASCDCHDTTRECKLADGQRKVYLRPCIKLVTSVLAKGIFITMGIAFGIAGLMIFGMAFAMTLYCQIGETYATLS, from the coding sequence ATGGCTGTGAACAAATGTATCAAGTACCTCCTCTTTGGTTTCAACCTGCTGCTCTGGATGAGTGGATGCATCATCCTCGGGGTCTCCATCTACCTCAAAGTGAACCCTGTGTTCGGGGGGTTGTTACCGGGACTGAACCTCCTGATAGCCGTCGGCACCATCGTCACGGTGCTCGGCTTCCTGGGCTGCTTCGGAGCCATCAGGGAAAGCCGCGTCATGCTCATGCTGTTCTTCGTCGGGCTGCTCCTCATCTTTGTCCTCCTGGCGGTCGCTGGAATCCTGGGAGCTGTCGGAGTGAAGAAGATCGAGGAATGGTTGGCGGAGAAGCTGCTACCGCTGAGGAACCAGTCGTCTTTGTTCCAGACGTTCATGCAGAACCTGGAAGAGCGGGCAAAGTGTTGTGGACTGATCCACGGACCTTCAGACTGGGGCTCGACGGTCCCCGCCTCCTGCGACTGCCATGACACCACTCGGGAGTGTAAACTCGCAGATGGACAGCGCAAAGTCTACTTGAGACCTTGTATCAAGCTGGTGACGTCAGTCCTGGCGAAGGGTATATTCATCACCATGGGGATTGCTTTTGGCATCGCAGGCTTGATGATCTTTGGAATGGCCTTCGCCATGACCCTGTATTGCCAGATTGGGGAGACGTATGCCACGTTAAGCTAG